The Weissella confusa DNA window TTTTTGCTTTGGGTGGGGTTCACGGAACGGTTACGATGGCGATGGCATTCTCATTGCCGTTGACGCTCGATAATGGTCAGGCCTTTCCGCACCGTGATATGTTGTTGCTGATTGCGGCGACAGTTATTATCGTCAGTTTGGTGGCGCCATTGTTGATTTTGCCACGGATGTTGCCTGAAATTAAGCCTGAGTATGACACTAGCGAATATTCAGAAGCGCATATTGCTATGATTAATGCGGCCATGTCATATGTGGAAGGGTTAGATGTGTCTAACTCGGTTAAGCGAAATGTGATTGATCAATTGCAAGATCAATTGGGATATGGTGGTGATCAATTAGATCGCACGATTTGGCAAAAAGCCTTAACGGATATTCAAAGCGTTACCGATGAGGCAGTTGAAGCGGCGATAAATGCCGGCATCGTATCGCAACAAACGATGATTTATTATCGTAGAGTGAAGGCCAATGCTGATTCACGCTGGGCACGTGGGTCAAACAATGTGCGGATGTGGTTCCGCATTTTGGAGCGCGTTGTGACGAGTTTGATGCGTTCACGGCGACTCAAGCCCGAAGAACGTATGCGTCGTATCAATCAGAAGATGCAACGACGTATAGATCGCTTGCAACGTAAGGCAACGCGACGAGGACTGACCGAACACGAACAACATGATTTGAATCAAACGTTGGCGATGCAAAAGAAGTTTAAGGCTGTTAAGAAGATGGGCTACTTAAACCCTGATGACGCCGCGCAAAAGTATCATTCAAGTCGCGAACTAGTCTTTACAGAAATTGCTGAGATTAGCGAGCCTGCGGTGGCTGACTTCATTGCACAGGCTGAGGCAGAAAGTGAAGATCCTCGTTATGTAGTTGCATTACGTGATGTCGCGGCACAAGAACGTGATCGTATTCGAGACCAGCAGGTATCTTCGGCTGAGGAACAGGAAATTTTGTTGGGGGCATTGAGTGCAGAATTGACGTTCATACAAGAGCGACGTCGTGATGAGCGTTTCAGTTCAGCATTGATTAATGAATTGTATAACGAAGTCACATCTGCGCAGGCAATCGTACTAGCAACTGATGCAGAAGATTAATTAATGAGAGGTCAGGAATAAATCCTGGCCTCTTTTTGTAGGCCTTAATTCGTATTCTCTGGTTTTCTTTGATAAAATAGTAAGTATTACAAACGTTTAGAAATAGGAGATATCATGGCAATTTATGATCCAACAAAGCGTCCAGCGGATAGCTTTGATACACACACGCACTTGAACGACGAAGCTTTTTGGCATGACGTCGCAGCTTATTGGGCCCGCGCACGTGAATATCGTGTCGTTGAAATGAATGTGGTTGGATATGACACAGTTGGTAATCAACGTGCCATTGAAATCGCCCACGAATTTGAAGGTGTTCACGCCATCGTCGGTTGGCAACCCGGTGAGAGTGGTGACTTTAAGCCAGAAGATATGGCCACGCTACGTGAACAATTAGCTGACCCAGCGGTGGTTGGTATCGGTGAAATGGGCTTGGACTACTACTGGGAAGAGAACCCAACGCCAGACGTCCAAAAAGCGGTGTTTAAGGCGCAATTGGACTTGGCTCGTGAATTCCACAAGCCAGTCACGATTCACACGCGAGAAGCGACGGCTGACACGTATGAAGTGCTAAAGGATGCTAACGTTGCTGAGTTTGGTGGCGTGATGCACTCATTTACTGGAACGGCAGAAGAAGCTAAGCAATTCTTGGATTTGGGTATGTACATTTCATTCTCAGGAATTGCAACCTTCAAGAATGCCAAGGATGTGCACGAGACGTTGAAGTCAGTGCCATTGGACCGTTTGCTAGTTGAGACGGATGCGCCTTATTTGGCACCAACACCAATGCGTGGTAAGCAAAACGAGCCAATGTTCGTCCGCTACACGATTCAAAACATTGCCGACCAACTTGGCATGACGTATAACGAGTTGGCTGATATTACAACGGCGAATGCCCACCGTTTGTGGCACTTGGATAAGTAATGAAGATTCAAGAAGTGATTGTCGTTGAAGGTAAGGCTGATACTGAGGTTTTGCGTCATGCTGTTGAAGCGGACACAATTGAGACTAATGGTTCAGCGTTGTCAGATGCGACGCTACAAGCGATTCAGCGTGCAGCGAAGTCACGTGGAATTATTGTGTTTACGGATCCGGATTTCAATGGTGAACGGTTACGTAAGCTTATTACGGCAGTCGTACCTGA harbors:
- a CDS encoding cation:proton antiporter; its protein translation is MTIFYTLVPMILTIVVANLLSQVMPRIPKAFWQILGGIILATIPMLSKSVVELDPEWFMMLIIAPLLFYEGQRTNVRLVSKNFRAIINLAGTIAVMTVVVLMLFGHWAIGWALPMALALAAIVTPTDATALESVTDGLEVPKGIGRALNLESLFNDATGLVVLELALLWMNTGTFSFIHGFEEFLIVAIGGAVVGGIAGVVLLYIRQHLLRVQFDDTVAHVMIYFLSPILVYGLAEHAGVSGIIAVVVMGIISNEEKHHTQFMSSQLNNLNNQLTMIVSQLLNGLVFVLLGISLVRVFKTYIHSPLTTWLGYIGIGLAIYGVMAVFRHIMIERVHQESPMSSMVDQDHKNRDAWIFALGGVHGTVTMAMAFSLPLTLDNGQAFPHRDMLLLIAATVIIVSLVAPLLILPRMLPEIKPEYDTSEYSEAHIAMINAAMSYVEGLDVSNSVKRNVIDQLQDQLGYGGDQLDRTIWQKALTDIQSVTDEAVEAAINAGIVSQQTMIYYRRVKANADSRWARGSNNVRMWFRILERVVTSLMRSRRLKPEERMRRINQKMQRRIDRLQRKATRRGLTEHEQHDLNQTLAMQKKFKAVKKMGYLNPDDAAQKYHSSRELVFTEIAEISEPAVADFIAQAEAESEDPRYVVALRDVAAQERDRIRDQQVSSAEEQEILLGALSAELTFIQERRRDERFSSALINELYNEVTSAQAIVLATDAED
- a CDS encoding TatD family hydrolase translates to MAIYDPTKRPADSFDTHTHLNDEAFWHDVAAYWARAREYRVVEMNVVGYDTVGNQRAIEIAHEFEGVHAIVGWQPGESGDFKPEDMATLREQLADPAVVGIGEMGLDYYWEENPTPDVQKAVFKAQLDLAREFHKPVTIHTREATADTYEVLKDANVAEFGGVMHSFTGTAEEAKQFLDLGMYISFSGIATFKNAKDVHETLKSVPLDRLLVETDAPYLAPTPMRGKQNEPMFVRYTIQNIADQLGMTYNELADITTANAHRLWHLDK